The following are encoded in a window of Thermodesulfobacterium geofontis OPF15 genomic DNA:
- a CDS encoding McrB family protein: MIRKRYKNIKGGGMMAKIEEILNNWKWDEEKIRKYLEEFEKYLNSEKGQNDVKNRSEKLKNAQELLKDEESIESLTSEKLSALLKMTDASRGNKIPALIIEKGDEEYFKEFKTWLKSLIKINPGDQLPEKNPKDIGIAYATELLTLRNPKEFYLINNASIKGINNLGINNLARDEKDQKFPNPGRNPTSYFKYYPKFRPLFDYLKERIKPIIEKNLDKEVDYYDVDQFLYFISEQNGDLKKNKSDESQDKNRESSNIAEVGKKLESVKQTEISKLTLQQYFQYKGFYFDQDLITAFYSALKTKGFVILSGLTGTGKTKLAQLFAELLCPNCNPQNEQNMQIAQASSENQNQCKCTHLFLPVRPDWRDSKALLGYYNPITGKYERTPLLDFILKARNDYKTNKNNANPYFIILDEMNLSHVEYYFADFLSVLESGRDQHGWTKETIKLHNVDSNNVKEGKESNLPPKEINLPPNLYIIGSVNIDETTYMFSPKVLDRAFTIEFWDVDFDNYISFNINNEKAKIKMDEDKAKEMAVSIHSKLLEDLRNKKIKSKNNKQNNDQVRFCGVVGDKEEIKEALKWIYNYSEKVNSEEVEKGKIILIELKQLNQILQSYDLHFGYRVLDEIALFIKYATNAPKEVGELQLEQALDFAVLMKVLPKFHGPRQKLEKPLWLVLNWCLGNSEIKNGDDLVKAISKNLNDLKKEIWKNLTSEEKEPKTEDLIKVIQKLIQELKLNEANEGASPKVNTQSQTSGENQNQTQEETQERESDHPHTEQKPETEKTSIINNVKYKRTAIKVLRMLRQLYETGFASFA; encoded by the coding sequence ATGATTAGAAAAAGATATAAAAACATAAAGGGAGGTGGAATGATGGCTAAAATAGAGGAGATACTGAACAATTGGAAATGGGATGAAGAGAAGATAAGAAAGTATTTAGAAGAGTTTGAAAAATATTTGAATAGTGAGAAAGGGCAAAATGACGTAAAAAATAGAAGTGAGAAATTAAAGAATGCACAAGAACTATTAAAAGATGAAGAAAGTATTGAAAGTTTAACAAGTGAGAAGCTAAGTGCTTTGCTTAAAATGACAGATGCATCTAGGGGAAATAAAATACCTGCTTTAATAATAGAGAAGGGAGACGAAGAGTATTTTAAAGAATTTAAAACTTGGTTAAAAAGTCTTATTAAAATAAATCCTGGAGACCAATTACCAGAAAAAAACCCCAAAGATATAGGAATTGCTTACGCAACCGAATTACTTACCTTACGAAATCCGAAAGAATTTTACTTAATTAATAATGCTTCTATAAAGGGAATTAATAATTTAGGGATTAATAATTTAGCAAGAGATGAAAAAGATCAAAAGTTCCCGAACCCAGGAAGAAATCCAACTTCTTATTTTAAATATTATCCAAAATTTAGACCATTATTTGATTATTTAAAGGAAAGAATTAAGCCAATTATAGAAAAGAATTTAGATAAAGAAGTGGATTATTACGATGTTGATCAATTTTTATACTTTATAAGTGAACAAAATGGAGACTTAAAGAAAAATAAATCAGATGAGAGTCAAGATAAAAACAGAGAAAGTTCCAATATTGCAGAAGTTGGAAAAAAATTAGAATCTGTAAAACAAACAGAAATATCTAAATTAACCTTACAACAGTATTTCCAATACAAAGGCTTCTACTTTGACCAAGATTTAATAACAGCCTTCTATTCTGCTCTTAAAACTAAAGGCTTTGTCATTCTCTCAGGTCTTACTGGGACCGGAAAGACAAAGTTGGCTCAACTATTTGCTGAGCTTTTATGCCCTAATTGTAATCCTCAAAACGAGCAAAATATGCAGATTGCTCAAGCAAGTTCTGAAAATCAAAACCAATGTAAGTGCACGCATCTTTTCCTTCCTGTAAGACCAGATTGGAGAGATAGCAAAGCTTTGCTTGGCTACTACAATCCTATTACTGGAAAATATGAAAGAACGCCTTTATTGGATTTTATTTTAAAAGCTAGAAATGATTATAAAACTAATAAAAATAATGCGAATCCATACTTCATCATCTTAGATGAAATGAACCTATCTCATGTAGAATACTACTTTGCTGATTTTCTAAGTGTTTTAGAATCAGGGCGTGACCAGCATGGCTGGACAAAAGAAACAATAAAGCTTCATAATGTTGATTCTAATAATGTTAAAGAGGGTAAAGAAAGTAATTTGCCACCTAAAGAAATTAATTTACCACCTAATCTCTACATCATAGGTTCTGTTAATATAGATGAGACAACCTATATGTTTAGTCCAAAAGTGTTGGACAGAGCTTTTACGATTGAATTTTGGGATGTTGATTTTGATAACTACATTTCCTTCAATATTAATAATGAAAAAGCGAAGATTAAGATGGATGAAGATAAAGCAAAAGAAATGGCAGTTAGTATTCATAGTAAACTTCTTGAGGATTTACGAAATAAAAAGATCAAAAGTAAAAATAATAAACAAAATAATGATCAAGTAAGATTTTGCGGCGTTGTAGGTGATAAAGAGGAAATTAAGGAAGCGTTAAAATGGATATATAATTATAGTGAAAAAGTAAATAGTGAGGAAGTAGAAAAGGGTAAAATAATTTTGATAGAACTTAAACAACTCAATCAAATTCTTCAATCCTACGACCTACATTTCGGATATAGAGTTTTAGATGAAATAGCTTTGTTTATTAAATATGCAACGAATGCACCTAAGGAAGTAGGAGAGCTCCAACTTGAACAAGCCTTAGACTTTGCAGTATTAATGAAAGTATTACCAAAGTTCCATGGTCCAAGACAGAAGTTAGAAAAACCTTTATGGTTAGTTTTAAATTGGTGCTTGGGAAATTCAGAAATAAAGAATGGCGATGATTTGGTAAAAGCAATTTCAAAAAATTTAAATGATTTGAAAAAAGAAATTTGGAAAAATTTGACAAGCGAGGAAAAGGAGCCAAAAACTGAAGATTTAATTAAAGTAATACAAAAATTAATACAAGAATTAAAATTAAATGAAGCAAA
- a CDS encoding ATP-binding protein, whose translation MKRLRETKERLEDVAKRIGVGAYYRTVPYEIFQTVKSYLLKLYMGYEVNPPANELPFSVEDAFSYVKPGFLTLPMVVGFDPLDNYTSSEQSFLAIVRYINKRYYISFSTIEERVGNFYVIFVVGEDPEELYSIELTNLLIKLAIRNSGYYGKFLKFSSPADNIEKVKFKVLPPPNLTLDDIYLKDKSDLEDFVEAVKRKNQGLRYLFVGEPGTGKTDTVKAIIAECLKSNGITVIEVDAGCGISLNHVFEYAEIFSPVLLCIDDIDLLVGSRENPFKARELSSALQALDGFIEKDDHYLIATTNDRRLVDFALRRPGRFDLIMEFSELDPEFYPNLVLRESKDERLSEMFKDEKIRRKLSNLKVTGAFIVTLVKHLLKPRYEETRYEPNTVLALIDKLQTSFKQEVKKEEKLGFVGGDNE comes from the coding sequence ATGAAAAGACTAAGAGAGACCAAAGAAAGGTTAGAAGATGTGGCCAAAAGGATTGGCGTTGGTGCTTATTATAGAACAGTTCCTTATGAAATCTTTCAGACGGTTAAATCATATTTACTCAAGCTTTACATGGGCTATGAGGTTAATCCTCCAGCTAATGAATTGCCTTTTTCTGTTGAAGATGCTTTCTCTTATGTTAAACCAGGGTTTTTGACTCTGCCTATGGTTGTAGGGTTTGATCCTCTTGATAATTATACTTCTTCAGAGCAGTCTTTTCTTGCTATTGTTAGGTATATAAATAAAAGATATTACATTTCATTTTCTACTATTGAAGAGAGGGTCGGGAATTTTTATGTTATTTTTGTGGTAGGTGAAGACCCAGAAGAATTATACTCCATTGAGTTAACCAATCTTTTAATAAAGCTTGCTATTAGAAATTCAGGCTATTACGGAAAATTCCTGAAATTTTCTAGTCCTGCTGACAATATTGAAAAGGTCAAATTTAAAGTTTTACCTCCTCCCAATCTTACCCTTGATGATATTTATTTAAAAGACAAATCAGATCTTGAGGATTTTGTAGAAGCTGTAAAAAGGAAAAATCAGGGGCTTAGATATCTTTTTGTTGGTGAGCCTGGGACAGGAAAAACAGATACAGTGAAAGCTATCATAGCTGAGTGTTTAAAGTCTAATGGAATAACAGTAATAGAGGTTGATGCAGGATGTGGCATATCTTTAAATCATGTTTTTGAATATGCAGAAATATTTAGCCCGGTTTTACTATGCATAGACGATATTGACCTCTTAGTTGGGTCAAGAGAAAACCCTTTTAAAGCGAGAGAACTTTCAAGTGCACTTCAAGCCTTAGATGGTTTTATTGAAAAAGATGACCACTATTTGATTGCTACTACTAACGATAGAAGGCTTGTTGATTTTGCTTTGAGAAGACCAGGCAGGTTTGACCTCATTATGGAGTTTAGCGAACTTGACCCAGAATTTTATCCTAATCTTGTTTTAAGAGAATCAAAAGATGAACGCTTAAGTGAAATGTTTAAAGACGAAAAGATAAGGAGAAAGCTTTCTAATCTTAAGGTGACAGGTGCATTCATTGTAACATTAGTTAAGCATTTACTTAAGCCTCGGTATGAAGAAACAAGATACGAACCTAATACAGTATTAGCTTTGATAGACAAGCTTCAAACGTCCTTTAAGCAGGAGGTGAAAAAGGAAGAAAAATTAGGTTTTGTTGGAGGAGATAATGAGTAA
- a CDS encoding DUF2357 domain-containing protein yields MWKKCEDKNTVYWKKDEKDGFRLTLREIHGESPILRKEIHDETPILTEKSKKSIIYQDFEISPVVVEEWKELWVKVEDSSGRKVDKIYFGANEANKIPYLKGLYSFTFRNYLGKSYIRVKFTDGKEIITDPIEVISSKTTLAENEQNGKLPYCQFLRALIDDLINYLATCPFDLSSPTEFYTEEYSYPPSPVFILHTLAHNAEAIIQALQTIWHNPYRKLATEERWGYLSEAKQVDEDTIIMMLKHPEYLQEYKGEELEYLTKFLKNNTTDTKYLPLKVYQRQFIESLDNPENRFIKKFMDIILYWCDELERLNILKEDSSHKEQIERLRNYVRYFRADPLFADVGEMTIFPASSQVLLKRDGYRECLTIYRLLHLARIPIFNNIQEAIDNRRIDQLYELWCFFKLSEMLAKVINGEGAKPKFRIKEGPQGGLEGETEADLGKGYKLVYNKTLKGYTFDFRPDFSLIKDEKNLEIVFDAKFRFDLKELDKDKDLKKLEEAEEEAIREGNLEKVVKVDDVYKMHTYRDALQCRAAIVVYPGDSGCFYYVSRKKENYSLSEVEENLKEVIEKFEGVGFIGLNPIEND; encoded by the coding sequence ATGTGGAAAAAATGTGAGGATAAAAACACAGTTTATTGGAAAAAGGATGAAAAGGATGGTTTTAGATTGACCCTAAGAGAAATACATGGCGAAAGTCCAATTTTAAGGAAAGAAATACATGACGAAACTCCAATTTTAACGGAAAAATCTAAAAAATCTATTATTTATCAAGATTTTGAAATCTCTCCCGTTGTAGTTGAAGAATGGAAAGAGCTTTGGGTAAAGGTTGAGGATAGTTCAGGAAGAAAAGTTGACAAAATTTACTTTGGAGCCAATGAAGCAAACAAAATCCCATACCTTAAAGGCTTGTATTCTTTCACTTTCAGAAACTATCTTGGAAAAAGCTATATAAGGGTGAAGTTTACGGATGGGAAAGAAATCATTACGGACCCGATAGAAGTTATTTCAAGTAAGACTACTTTGGCTGAAAATGAGCAAAACGGTAAGCTTCCCTATTGCCAATTTCTTAGGGCTCTAATAGACGATTTAATCAATTACCTTGCTACATGTCCTTTTGACTTAAGCTCACCTACTGAATTTTATACTGAGGAGTATTCTTATCCACCATCTCCAGTCTTTATCCTTCACACCTTAGCTCACAATGCAGAAGCTATAATCCAAGCCCTTCAAACAATTTGGCACAACCCTTACAGAAAATTAGCAACCGAAGAAAGATGGGGATATCTTAGCGAAGCAAAGCAGGTAGATGAAGACACAATCATTATGATGCTTAAACATCCTGAATATTTGCAGGAGTATAAAGGAGAAGAATTAGAGTATTTAACTAAATTTCTTAAAAATAATACAACAGATACCAAATATCTTCCATTAAAAGTTTATCAGAGGCAGTTTATAGAGAGCTTAGACAATCCTGAAAACCGTTTTATTAAAAAGTTCATGGATATTATACTCTATTGGTGTGATGAGTTGGAAAGGCTGAATATTTTAAAAGAAGATAGTTCACATAAGGAACAAATAGAGAGATTAAGAAACTATGTTAGGTATTTTAGAGCTGACCCGCTTTTTGCTGATGTAGGGGAGATGACTATTTTCCCAGCCTCATCACAAGTTTTATTAAAACGAGACGGTTATCGTGAGTGCTTAACCATTTATAGGCTTTTACACCTTGCAAGGATCCCTATATTTAACAACATACAAGAGGCGATAGATAATAGAAGGATAGACCAGCTTTATGAATTGTGGTGCTTTTTTAAGTTGTCTGAGATGTTGGCAAAGGTTATAAATGGAGAAGGAGCAAAGCCAAAGTTTAGAATAAAAGAAGGTCCACAAGGCGGTCTTGAAGGAGAGACTGAAGCAGATTTAGGAAAGGGATACAAGCTTGTGTATAACAAGACTTTGAAAGGATATACTTTTGATTTTCGTCCAGATTTTTCACTAATAAAAGATGAGAAAAACTTAGAAATTGTTTTTGATGCCAAGTTTAGGTTTGATTTAAAGGAGTTAGATAAAGATAAAGATTTGAAGAAATTGGAAGAGGCGGAAGAGGAAGCTATTAGAGAAGGAAATTTGGAAAAAGTAGTTAAGGTTGATGATGTATATAAGATGCATACTTATAGGGATGCTTTGCAGTGTAGAGCAGCAATTGTAGTGTATCCGGGGGATAGCGGTTGTTTTTATTATGTAAGCAGAAAGAAGGAAAATTATTCATTATCGGAAGTAGAAGAAAATTTGAAAGAGGTAATAGAAAAATTTGAAGGAGTAGGGTTTATAGGGTTAAATCCGATTGAAAATGATTAG